In Echinicola jeungdonensis, one genomic interval encodes:
- the yaaA gene encoding peroxide stress protein YaaA — translation MKKKSTSDIQNLMKVSENIGELNHERYRNFEKEFTRENFKAGAFDFNGDVYRNMDIEHYSLKDFEICPRTS, via the coding sequence ATGAAGAAAAAGTCCACTTCTGACATCCAAAATTTGATGAAAGTCAGTGAAAACATTGGAGAACTTAACCATGAGAGGTATAGAAATTTTGAAAAAGAGTTTACCCGGGAAAATTTCAAAGCAGGCGCTTTTGACTTTAATGGGGATGTTTACAGAAATATGGATATTGAACATTATTCCTTAAAGGATTTTGAAATTTGCCCAAGAACATCTTAG